In Nicotiana tabacum cultivar K326 chromosome 10, ASM71507v2, whole genome shotgun sequence, the DNA window AAGCCACTTTAAAGCATTAAGAAATAAGTTTACCAAATTGTGACAAGTTACTCTtcagaaaagacaaaaaaattgtGGAACAAGCCTCATGGCGATCAAAATTAAACAGACCCTATTGATTTAACTTATAAATGCATGCATCAAATACAAACCTCGTATCCTATCCATGCAACTGAAGCAATGACAGTGATTGCTAATGCATTTGAAAATTGTCTGTAAATATCCAACTTCACAGAACTCCTCTTTGCCTGACGAAAACAAAATCTTGTGAGAATCAGATATTTTATGAGAAAAAGGAGATGAGACAAATGCAAAATGTATTTGTACACAAATTCAATACAAACAGTAAGATGATACCTGAAGCTGCTCCAGTGTCTTGGAAAGAGAAGTGAAAATCCATAAGATCAAAAATGCATCTAACAATGCATCAGGAAGAACCAACAGGACTTTTGCTCGCCCTGCAATGTCATTTATTGTACCAACGTATTCGGTAATGTTTAGCAGTATAGATGCCACAAAATAAGTTATTCCAAGAAGGAGCACCTTTGTGGTGAGACCACCAAGGGTAGGACGAACAACACCATATCCCATTGAGATAGAAAGAATAAGAAGGCGTGAAAAAGTTCTCCTTATAGCTCCAATTATAACAACCCAAGTCGTGAGTCCCACAGGCCTTGTACCAGTATTGTTGAAATAAGCATAATCAAAGTACCAAAATATCATTTCCAATAACCCAAGGGCAATAACCCCAGTGATGCAGTATTGGAGCGGCAGAACGTCCTGCCGGTATCTGACATACTGAAGACACCAGATTCCAGCGAGAAGTATATATGTTACGGTCATTATAGCATAAAACTTCATTAGGGGTGACATTCGACCAGGCAAATATCCCTCGGGATTTTTCCACACTGTCCTTCCAGACACCTTCATTCCCTTAAGCTTAGGATCACATGAGATGAAGAAGAGGTTATACATCCCAGTCTTTTTTATGTAAACCTCCTTCTTCTTCAATTGGGCTGATAACTGCCTTCCTCTAAAGTTAACATTCAACACCATCGGCCAATTAGCATCTGTTGCTGAAGGTGTTCTAATGACTTCCCCTTGTTTGCAACCTTCAAGTTTAGCAAGATCAGCGGTGCAACAAATGGACCTttgtccaccatatggtgaacCACCAATATTGTCACGGTCTGCAGCCCCAAATATTATGATCTGAACTAACCCACTATTATATGCCATAGTTGGATTCCGGTTTGCAGCTGCTTTGCTCCTCCAAAATGTGATATTATCAAACCTATATATGTTCAAATTATCAGATACTAATGCAATAGGTTACAAACAATGTCACTGAGCCAAAAAAACTAACAGTGATAACTGTGGCTTGTTTTATTTTTCCCACAATCTAATCACAGAAAGTTGGTGCAGTTCACTATGTTCAGCTTTCTCTCAGACATATATTTTAGAAAAACCATTCTACTGTATTGTATCATATTTCCTGTTGACAGCATCGCTTTCCCACTCAAGCCATTATATTAGGCCTGCATTACTAATATAGCACTGATCAAGCCAGTCAAACAACTTCAATAACTAGCCCATAGCTAACTTAAAAATAAGATACTCCCTGTGTCCCATTTTATAAGGCACTCCAACTATTTAGGAACCAAACAATTTCTACATTTGATTATGATGTTTTAGACATTTCTAAATATTTTAACTATAGAGATCTGTGATTTCTACTACTTATATATAGCTTCTAATTAGTGATTTCTTT includes these proteins:
- the LOC107798877 gene encoding uncharacterized protein LOC107798877, which translates into the protein MGTTISVQCLLTVLVQLLLLSVFRSVESSIHIYDRDPFREVGNAYLVSGGSEGVAASRFIPPPRRSFRSSAHDGLSYIRFDNITFWRSKAAANRNPTMAYNSGLVQIIIFGAADRDNIGGSPYGGQRSICCTADLAKLEGCKQGEVIRTPSATDANWPMVLNVNFRGRQLSAQLKKKEVYIKKTGMYNLFFISCDPKLKGMKVSGRTVWKNPEGYLPGRMSPLMKFYAIMTVTYILLAGIWCLQYVRYRQDVLPLQYCITGVIALGLLEMIFWYFDYAYFNNTGTRPVGLTTWVVIIGAIRRTFSRLLILSISMGYGVVRPTLGGLTTKVLLLGITYFVASILLNITEYVGTINDIAGRAKVLLVLPDALLDAFLILWIFTSLSKTLEQLQAKRSSVKLDIYRQFSNALAITVIASVAWIGYEVYFKATDPFNERWQGGWIITAFWDILAFGLLCVICYLWAPSQSSQRYAYSDVRGEEDDEETESLCKETPKGDISLIKMDRKEGSDSSDVEDDIQEGKRE